In Microbacterium laevaniformans, a single window of DNA contains:
- a CDS encoding cysteine desulfurase family protein: MSIYLDHAASTPLRESAREAWLAAATLTGNASSVHGAGQAARRLLEHSRERIAAVLECDPIEVVLTSGGTESINLALKGLWWGRADDREAVLLPDGEHHASIDTVDWLRARGARVRAVALDPVGRIPLDGFRTALTAPAPAALATALVANNEVGTVQDAAQLAAAAAAADVPLHLDAVAAMGHLPVSFSAWRGGAAPGVGLVALSVSGHKVGAPVGTGAVVVSRHARIAALLHGGGQQRGLRSGTQDIAGAAALAVALEDAEAERVSEHERLVALGDRLWSGIRAAIPAAELLGDARDRLAGNVHVHLPGAVGETMLFLLDQEGISVSTGSACQAGVAEPSHVVLALGRDQDVARSVLRLTLGRTTVTSDVDALLAALPRAYARATSAARPRRLGAEGLQPS, translated from the coding sequence ATGTCGATCTATCTCGACCATGCGGCGTCGACGCCCCTGCGCGAGAGCGCCCGCGAGGCATGGCTGGCAGCGGCGACGCTGACGGGCAATGCGTCGTCGGTACACGGTGCCGGGCAGGCGGCTCGACGGCTGCTGGAGCACTCGCGCGAGCGTATCGCCGCGGTGCTGGAGTGCGACCCGATCGAGGTCGTGCTCACCTCCGGCGGGACCGAGAGCATCAACCTGGCGCTGAAGGGTCTGTGGTGGGGCCGCGCCGACGACCGTGAAGCCGTGCTGCTGCCCGACGGAGAGCATCATGCGAGCATCGACACCGTCGACTGGCTGCGCGCGCGGGGCGCGCGCGTGCGCGCCGTCGCGCTCGACCCGGTCGGCCGCATTCCCCTCGACGGATTCCGGACGGCGCTGACCGCCCCCGCTCCCGCGGCGCTGGCGACCGCCCTGGTCGCCAACAACGAGGTCGGAACCGTTCAGGATGCCGCTCAGCTGGCGGCCGCCGCCGCCGCCGCCGACGTTCCGCTTCACCTCGACGCCGTTGCGGCCATGGGCCACCTGCCGGTGTCGTTCTCCGCCTGGCGCGGAGGTGCCGCGCCCGGCGTCGGTCTCGTCGCGCTCAGCGTCTCGGGGCACAAAGTCGGAGCGCCCGTCGGCACGGGCGCCGTCGTCGTGTCGCGTCACGCCCGCATCGCGGCGCTCCTGCACGGCGGCGGTCAGCAACGCGGACTGCGCTCGGGCACGCAGGACATCGCCGGCGCCGCGGCGCTGGCTGTCGCCCTCGAAGATGCCGAGGCCGAACGCGTCAGCGAGCACGAGCGACTGGTGGCGCTCGGCGATCGGCTCTGGTCCGGCATCCGCGCCGCGATCCCGGCTGCCGAGCTGCTGGGCGATGCTCGAGACCGCCTCGCCGGCAACGTGCACGTCCACCTGCCGGGAGCGGTGGGGGAGACGATGCTGTTCTTGCTCGACCAGGAAGGGATCTCGGTCTCGACCGGGTCAGCGTGCCAAGCCGGTGTCGCGGAGCCCTCGCACGTCGTGCTCGCTCTCGGGCGCGACCAGGACGTGGCACGGTCGGTGCTGCGTCTCACGCTCGGGCGCACCACCGTCACCAGCGATGTCGATGCGCTGCTCGCGGCCCTCCCACGTGCGTACGCCCGGGCGACGAGTGCCGCCCGGCCGCGTCGGCTCGGAGCCGAAGGCCTGCAGCCCTCGTAG
- the glgX gene encoding glycogen debranching protein GlgX, with amino-acid sequence MASPKPSRIVEAHPAPPAPFLGPAYDRLGVTLAPEGGTLRVWSEDATGIELVVFDADDLDWITASIPLTPAGDDVWEVTTPHLRVGACYALRVTGPAGPGQTFNPESLLLDPYARGLVPVRIGQWRASVVDDEFDWNGIARPQTPMDRTVIYEAHVKGLTKRHPDIPPALHGTYAGLGHPAMIAHLRGLGVTAVELLPIHAFETEPRLLNQGLTNYWGYNTLNFFSAHAPYATADAVAAGPDAVLREVKTMVRDLHAAGIEVILDVVYNHTSELGLGGPRSSFRGIDNRGYYRQQDDGAYFDVTGCGNAVNTATGAAARLVLDSLRYWAGNVQIDGFRFDLAVTLGRGGDNAFDPEHPLLRAIVEDPSLAGLKMIAEPWDVGMGGWQTGNFGTGWAEWNDRYRDRVRNFWLSDIDYARRASTSPVGIGGFATRLAGSSNTFSAERGPLASVNFVTAHDGFTLRDLVSYDVKHNLGNGEQNRDGADTNRSFNHGAEGRTDDEAILATRRKAMRNLMGTLLLSAGVPMMTAGDEFGRTQRGNNNAYCHDSPLTWLSWEHAPWQDDLLAHVRRLIRLRRDNPALRPRRFARDAHVVPSASVIDWYDENGETMSIERWTDPAHRTLQYDAASTPEEEDPNRILLVVHGTESAVDVTLPTIEGVSGYVSLWSSVPDRPDTTEPLFAPGAVLTLPGTALHLFRMQ; translated from the coding sequence ATGGCCAGCCCGAAGCCGTCCCGTATCGTCGAAGCCCACCCCGCCCCGCCCGCACCGTTCCTCGGGCCTGCCTATGACCGGCTCGGCGTCACCCTCGCCCCCGAGGGCGGCACCCTTCGTGTGTGGTCGGAGGACGCGACAGGGATCGAGCTGGTCGTCTTCGACGCGGACGATCTCGACTGGATCACCGCGAGCATCCCGCTGACCCCCGCGGGCGACGACGTCTGGGAGGTGACGACGCCGCACCTGCGCGTCGGCGCGTGCTACGCGCTTCGCGTCACGGGTCCGGCCGGCCCCGGGCAGACCTTCAACCCCGAGAGCCTGCTCCTCGATCCCTACGCGCGAGGCCTGGTACCGGTGCGTATCGGCCAGTGGCGCGCGAGCGTCGTCGACGACGAGTTCGACTGGAACGGGATCGCGCGTCCGCAGACGCCGATGGACCGGACGGTGATCTACGAAGCCCACGTCAAGGGGCTCACCAAACGGCACCCCGACATCCCGCCGGCGCTGCACGGCACGTACGCGGGACTCGGGCATCCGGCGATGATCGCGCACCTGCGCGGGCTGGGTGTGACCGCGGTCGAACTCCTGCCGATCCACGCGTTCGAAACCGAGCCGCGCCTTCTCAATCAGGGGCTGACGAACTACTGGGGCTACAACACCCTCAACTTCTTCAGCGCGCATGCACCCTACGCGACCGCTGACGCCGTCGCCGCCGGTCCCGACGCGGTGCTGCGCGAGGTCAAGACGATGGTTCGCGATCTCCACGCCGCGGGCATCGAGGTCATCCTCGACGTGGTGTACAACCACACGTCCGAGCTCGGTCTGGGCGGACCGCGATCCAGCTTCCGTGGTATCGACAACCGCGGCTACTACCGGCAGCAGGATGACGGCGCCTACTTCGACGTCACCGGGTGCGGCAACGCCGTCAACACGGCGACGGGCGCCGCCGCGCGTCTCGTGCTGGACTCCCTGAGGTACTGGGCCGGCAACGTGCAGATCGACGGATTCCGCTTCGACCTGGCCGTGACCCTGGGGCGTGGTGGCGACAACGCGTTCGATCCTGAGCACCCGCTGCTTCGGGCGATCGTGGAGGATCCGTCGCTCGCGGGCCTGAAGATGATCGCCGAGCCCTGGGACGTCGGTATGGGCGGCTGGCAGACGGGCAACTTCGGCACGGGCTGGGCCGAGTGGAACGACCGCTACCGCGACCGCGTTCGCAACTTCTGGCTGAGCGACATCGATTACGCCCGCCGCGCCTCGACGTCGCCCGTCGGCATCGGGGGTTTCGCCACCCGGCTCGCCGGCTCGTCGAACACGTTCAGCGCCGAGCGCGGACCGCTCGCGAGCGTCAACTTCGTCACCGCGCACGACGGCTTCACCCTGCGTGACCTCGTCTCCTACGACGTCAAGCACAACCTCGGCAACGGCGAGCAGAACCGCGACGGCGCCGACACGAACCGTTCTTTCAATCATGGTGCCGAAGGGCGCACCGACGACGAGGCGATCCTGGCGACGCGCCGAAAGGCGATGCGCAACCTCATGGGAACGCTGCTGTTGTCGGCCGGTGTGCCGATGATGACCGCGGGCGATGAGTTCGGGCGGACGCAGCGAGGAAACAACAACGCCTACTGCCACGACTCGCCGCTGACCTGGCTCAGCTGGGAGCATGCTCCGTGGCAGGACGACCTGCTGGCTCACGTGCGTCGACTCATCCGGTTGCGCCGCGACAACCCCGCTCTGCGGCCGCGTCGTTTCGCGCGTGACGCTCACGTCGTCCCCAGCGCGTCGGTCATCGACTGGTACGACGAGAACGGCGAGACGATGTCGATCGAGCGGTGGACCGATCCCGCGCACCGGACCCTGCAGTACGACGCGGCATCCACACCGGAAGAGGAGGATCCGAACCGGATCCTGCTGGTCGTGCACGGCACCGAGAGCGCGGTGGACGTGACGCTCCCCACGATCGAGGGCGTGAGCGGCTACGTGTCACTGTGGTCCAGCGTGCCTGACCGTCCCGACACGACCGAGCCGCTGTTCGCGCCGGGCGCCGTGCTCACCCTCCCCGGAACCGCTCTGCATCTGTTCCGGATGCAATGA